The nucleotide window GGTGCCAGCGACAGCCGCGGCGTCCGGAGTTCCAGGCCGAAAAGCGGCCACACATCGGCGAGGCGCGTCATGAGGCCTCGCGTTTGCGACGCACCTTCCGAACCTTGCTTACGATGAAGAAGACCACCACCAGCACGACGGCGGCAATCACCATTTTCTGGAAGATGCCCGCATACTGCTCCACCAGATGCCAGTTCTCACCCAGGTAGTAGCCGGACAACACGAAGATGGTGTTCCAGATCAGGCTGCCGGCGAGGGTGAGGCCGAGGAACTTCCATACCGGCATGCGTTCAATGCCGGCAGGAATGGAGACCAGGCTGCGGAAGATCGGCACCATCCGCCCGAAAAACACGGCTTTGTAGCCGTGGCGGTTGAACCACGCCTCAACGCTGTCAACATCCTCGAGATCGACCAGGGGAACTTTGGACACTAGGTGCCTCATCCGGTCGCGGCCAAGCAGGACTCCCAGCAGGTAGAGCAGGTAGGCACCCAAGACCGACCCGGCGGTGGTCCAGAACAGAGCTTCGAACAGGGTGAAGTCGCCCCTGCTGGCCGTGAACCCTGCAAGCGGGAGAATGACCTCGCTCGGAAGCGGGGGAAAAAGATTCTCGAGGGCGATCGCCAGGCCCGCACCGGGCGCGCCGATCGTCTCCATCATGGTTACCGCCCAGTCAGCGACACCTCCGAGTGTGGATTCATTCCCGGTCTGCAGGGGCAGGTAACTCATGACTGTTCTCATAACCCGGTTAAGTCTGCCCTATCAGGCCGCCCACACCGAAAGCGGGAGCCGGGCCTCTGTCTGGCGAACCGCCAGTCACCCCAGGAGTTCGACGATCGACGGCAACAGTGCCTCGAACGCCTGCCCCCGGTGGCTGATGGCATTCTTTTCTTCCGGCGCCAGCTCGGCGCAGCTGCGGTCCATTCCTCGGGGCTGGAGCACGGGGTCGTACCCGAAGCCGCCCTCGCCCCGCGGCTCATGCAGAAGCGTTCCCTCCAGTTCACCACGCCTCACGACGTCCGTCCCGCCCGGTAGCGCCAGTGCCGCAACGCAGACAAAACGGGCCTGCCGCCGGTCCTGCGGAATGTCGGCGAGCTGGCTGAGCAGGAGATGCAGGTTCGCGGAGTCATCGCCGTGGCGGCCGGCCCACCGTGCCGAAAAGATGCCGGGAGCACCTCCGAGCAC belongs to Arthrobacter tumbae and includes:
- a CDS encoding DedA family protein is translated as MSYLPLQTGNESTLGGVADWAVTMMETIGAPGAGLAIALENLFPPLPSEVILPLAGFTASRGDFTLFEALFWTTAGSVLGAYLLYLLGVLLGRDRMRHLVSKVPLVDLEDVDSVEAWFNRHGYKAVFFGRMVPIFRSLVSIPAGIERMPVWKFLGLTLAGSLIWNTIFVLSGYYLGENWHLVEQYAGIFQKMVIAAVVLVVVFFIVSKVRKVRRKREAS
- the rdgB gene encoding RdgB/HAM1 family non-canonical purine NTP pyrophosphatase produces the protein MSEPPAAAPARLVLATRNAGKLRELRSLLRGKVPGLDVDTQLIDAVTAGAPDVVESGTTFEENALLKARAVAEATGILSIADDSGLAVDVLGGAPGIFSARWAGRHGDDSANLHLLLSQLADIPQDRRQARFVCVAALALPGGTDVVRRGELEGTLLHEPRGEGGFGYDPVLQPRGMDRSCAELAPEEKNAISHRGQAFEALLPSIVELLG